One stretch of Variovorax sp. TBS-050B DNA includes these proteins:
- a CDS encoding SDR family NAD(P)-dependent oxidoreductase → MTMPLMRPPRKNPVLRTRQMNLPPGARGRVALGLTAAAAEGRFELQTCEQCGAVQYPPREVCHKCLSAALRWRAQSGEGELLGSTTLHHSNDLFFRERLPWRLGLVHLDAGPTLMVHLHGEVGEPPSRVRVGARLDRAGQAVLIAFPTEGSPHMADDKMLREMTSDPKYRKALVTDGKTEVGQALVRALVKAGADIVWVGHAEPWKKLGDGLDDISALPQVTLVPLDLTNGRQVTEVAASIGGKVDIVINNAEVHRSFGIGSRRGTDVAKAEMDINYFGLLRLAQEFGPALKGRSADGATGATAWVNLLSIYALSNFPPHGTFSASKAAAYSLAQCLRAEMRPAGIRVINVFPGPIDDEWNQHTPPPKLAPTALANAIVKALRDGVEDVYPGDVAQEWLERWRDNPKVLERELAAGG, encoded by the coding sequence ATGACCATGCCCCTGATGCGCCCCCCGCGCAAGAACCCGGTGCTGCGCACGCGGCAGATGAACCTGCCGCCCGGCGCGCGCGGCCGCGTGGCGCTGGGCCTCACGGCGGCTGCGGCCGAAGGGCGCTTCGAGCTGCAGACCTGCGAGCAGTGCGGCGCCGTGCAGTACCCGCCGCGCGAGGTCTGCCACAAGTGCCTCTCGGCCGCGCTGCGCTGGCGCGCGCAGAGCGGCGAGGGCGAACTGCTCGGCAGCACCACGCTGCACCACAGCAACGACCTGTTCTTCCGCGAGCGGCTGCCCTGGCGGCTCGGTCTGGTGCATCTCGATGCCGGGCCCACGCTCATGGTCCATCTGCACGGCGAGGTCGGCGAGCCGCCCTCCCGCGTGCGCGTCGGCGCCCGGCTCGACCGCGCCGGCCAGGCCGTCCTCATTGCTTTTCCGACCGAAGGGAGTCCCCACATGGCCGACGACAAGATGCTGCGCGAAATGACCAGCGACCCCAAGTACCGCAAGGCGCTGGTGACCGACGGCAAGACCGAGGTGGGCCAGGCGCTGGTGCGCGCGCTCGTGAAGGCCGGCGCCGACATCGTCTGGGTCGGCCATGCCGAGCCGTGGAAGAAGCTTGGCGACGGGCTCGACGACATCTCCGCGCTGCCGCAGGTCACGCTGGTGCCGCTCGACCTGACCAACGGCCGCCAGGTGACCGAGGTCGCCGCTTCGATCGGCGGCAAGGTCGACATCGTGATCAACAACGCCGAGGTGCACCGCAGCTTCGGCATCGGTTCGCGCCGCGGCACCGACGTGGCCAAGGCCGAGATGGACATCAACTACTTCGGCCTGCTGCGGCTCGCGCAGGAGTTCGGCCCGGCGCTCAAGGGCCGCTCGGCCGACGGCGCGACCGGCGCGACCGCCTGGGTCAACCTGCTGTCGATCTACGCGCTCAGCAACTTCCCGCCGCACGGCACCTTCAGCGCCTCGAAGGCGGCCGCGTACTCGCTCGCGCAATGCCTGCGCGCCGAGATGCGCCCCGCGGGCATCCGCGTGATCAACGTGTTCCCCGGCCCCATCGACGACGAATGGAACCAGCACACCCCGCCGCCCAAGCTCGCGCCCACGGCGCTCGCGAACGCGATCGTGAAGGCGCTGCGCGACGGCGTGGAGGACGTGTATCCCGGCGACGTGGCCCAGGAGTGGCTCGAGCGCTGGCGCGACAACCCCAAGGTGCTGGAGCGCGAGCTTGCGGCGGGTGGATAG
- a CDS encoding thiolase family protein: protein MSASKRLSYEGVAVAVPVTVPYVRYSTRTAHWFIGQAIEALVKASGVPKDQIDGLSLSSFSLAPDTAVGVTQHLGLSPRWLDHVPTGGASGVMCLRRAARAVQAGDADIVACVGADTNHVDSFRQTLGSFSNFARDASYPYGSGGPNSIFAFITANYMRSFGARREDFGRICVDQRTNALGNPNAMFKKALTLDEYMAARPISDPIHLFDCVMPCAGADAFLVMSEQRARDLGLAHVVIRGAIERHNAYAEDPVMVQGGWRRDRDDLYAQAGVRPAELDFVQTYDDYPVIVMMQFEDLGFCEKGEGPAFVQSHTMTFDGSFPNNTSGGQLSGGQAGAAGGFLGMVEAIRQLTDAAGPRAVPDAKLGLVAGFGMVTYDRCLCTGAVILGRPS from the coding sequence ATGAGCGCCAGCAAGCGGCTTTCGTACGAAGGCGTCGCGGTCGCGGTGCCCGTGACCGTGCCCTACGTGCGCTATTCCACCCGCACCGCGCACTGGTTCATCGGCCAGGCGATCGAAGCGCTCGTGAAGGCCAGCGGCGTGCCCAAGGACCAGATCGACGGCCTGAGCCTCAGCAGCTTCTCGCTCGCGCCCGACACGGCCGTGGGCGTCACGCAGCACCTGGGGCTGTCGCCGCGCTGGCTCGACCATGTGCCCACGGGCGGCGCCTCGGGCGTGATGTGCCTGCGCCGCGCCGCGCGCGCGGTGCAGGCCGGCGACGCCGACATCGTGGCCTGCGTGGGCGCCGACACCAACCACGTCGATTCGTTCCGCCAGACGCTCGGCAGCTTCAGCAACTTCGCGCGCGATGCGAGCTACCCCTACGGCTCGGGCGGACCGAACTCGATCTTCGCCTTCATCACCGCCAACTACATGCGCAGCTTCGGCGCCAGGCGCGAGGACTTCGGCCGCATCTGCGTGGACCAGCGCACCAATGCGCTCGGCAATCCGAACGCGATGTTCAAGAAGGCGCTGACGCTCGACGAGTACATGGCCGCGCGCCCGATCTCCGACCCGATCCATCTGTTCGACTGCGTGATGCCCTGCGCGGGCGCCGACGCCTTCCTCGTGATGAGCGAGCAGCGCGCGCGCGACCTCGGCCTGGCGCACGTGGTGATCCGCGGCGCGATCGAGCGCCACAACGCCTATGCCGAAGACCCGGTGATGGTGCAGGGCGGATGGCGCCGCGACCGCGACGACCTCTACGCGCAGGCCGGCGTGCGGCCCGCCGAACTCGACTTCGTGCAGACCTACGACGACTACCCGGTGATCGTGATGATGCAGTTCGAGGACCTGGGCTTCTGCGAGAAGGGCGAGGGCCCGGCCTTCGTGCAGTCGCACACCATGACCTTCGACGGCAGCTTTCCCAACAACACCAGCGGCGGGCAGCTCTCCGGCGGACAGGCCGGCGCCGCGGGCGGCTTCCTCGGCATGGTCGAGGCGATCCGGCAGCTCACCGACGCGGCCGGTCCGCGCGCGGTGCCGGACGCGAAGCTGGGCCTCGTCGCGGGCTTCGGCATGGTGACCTACGACCGCTGCCTGTGCACGGGCGCGGTGATTCTGGGGAGGCCGTCATGA